The Deltaproteobacteria bacterium genome contains the following window.
AGTGGCGTTTCGCGGCGTGTGCGACCTCGTGCGCCACAATGGAAGCAAGCTCGTCTTCTTTGTCTTTGCGGACAAACCCCTTTTTCTTGTCCCAAATCCCTTCGAACATGATGATCTTGCCGCCCGGGTAACACCCGGCATTGGCAATCGAGGACGGCACAACATGAATTTCATAGGGAAGCGCCGGCAAGTCAGAGACCGCGGCGACCCGATGGAGGATCCCCTGAACCCGCGCCACCATCTCCGGGTCGGCAGCCCGCTCCGATGCCATCAGCTTCAAACTGCGCTGTAACGCCTCTTTTCCGACTTCCACATCCTCGGAGATCGGCGGAAGGGCATGCGCCCCCGCAGCGTGCGCGACCGACGCCAGCAGCGCGAATGCGACGGTCAGAAGAACGAGGGTCCCACGTGACTTTGACTCCATAACCAACCTCCCAGTTATGTAGTCGTATAATCAATTCCCGTGCCCTCCTGACGGCACTGTCCCGTTCAGACGGAGACCAGTCTATCTGTTGGAATCTGCTGATTGAATAGCACATCGCTGCGGCGAGCCCTGGAAAGGCCTAAGCCTGCGACTGGGGACCACACTCCCCAAAAGGGGCCTGCTAGGCCTCATTGGCGGACATTAATTCATGAATTCACAACCGGCGGGGGCGTTTGGTTCTTTCAGCGCTTTACATTTCAATTTATGGATCGCGCCGACGCATTGGTCGAGCGTCGCTTGATTCACGGCCTTCGCCTTTTCCGGAAGACTGACGCACATCTGTTCGGTCAACACGGATTTGCATTCGGAGGTGCTGCGTCCCCCGATGTCCGTTTTGCATGCGGTCATCCGATCACAGACGGCCGCGCTGATCGCACTACAAATCGCATCGGGCATCAACCCTCCGGCGCCCGGTTTCGGCGGAACTTTTTTCTTGGGCGGTTCTTTTTTCGTCGTACGCGTTGCGGACTTGCCATGGTCAATCCTGCGTTCCCGCACCACTGCTCCGTCTTTATAGACGATCTCCGCCACTAACCGCCGTGCATGGCGCGCACGCGCCGACTTTCCCTTGCGTGGCGTAGAGACCGCGTCATAAGAACGCTCTACTCCAGTAAAGCCACTATACTCATCTCCGCGACACTCTCCCACCCGCTCTCGGTATTCACTTCGATCAATACACCGCCCATCAAGCTTATTCGCGCGCCACGTTCGCAAGCGTGCTAATTTTCCATTGCTGACGACCAACTCTTTGCCATGCAACTTCCCCGCGACATAATGCCGACTGCGCCGCTCCGTGCGATTGCCGTACTGGGAAAACTGTTCATCCAACCCGTTTTTTTCTCCCACATGATAAGTCGTGCGGCGATACCCGTTCGGCTCCACGATCCGAACCGTGCCTTCGACTAAATATCCGCGATACGGATAGTAGCTGATCGTTTGCGAGTCTTCATGTTCGCACCGGACGACGCCGTCTTTGCGGTTGCCCTCACAGCGTTCGCCTTGGCTATCGAGTTTGAGTTGCCCCCCTTGTACCCACTCCTCTTTCGTGAGTTGGCCATCGGGATCATATGCGCGGAGAATTAGATCATCGCCGTCCGGACTCGCCGCAATTTCCAACCGCACCTGCCCGTTCCCATACAACGTCTGCACCGGCAATTGCACCCCCGCCCCCCACACCAACGGCGAGACCAGCAGCACCAAGATGAATGAAATGATTTTTCCCATAGAGAAAGTTCGTAACTCATGACCAGGTTGGCGAAGCCAACCCGTGGGCGCATCAGCCGCTCTCCCATTCAAAGCCAACTGCCGGGCGCAGCCCGCAGTCGGCGCAAAGCGGCCCCCCCATTCAAGCGACGGATCCGGCTTTGCCGGTCCGTCGCGCGGGGGTATGGGGGGTATTGTAAATCGCCGCCCTAATGTAATGACCGAATAGCTCCTTCGGCGATTTACAGACCCCCCATTCTAATGTCGGAGCGCGGGGATTTGAACCCCGGACCCCTACCACCCCAAGGTAGTGCGCTACCAGGCTGCGCTACGCTCCGAACCAATTTTCAAACCACGGGCCCCATGCATTCTGGGGCCCACCATCTGCCGCTCGTATAACGAGTGCATCAAAAAATGTCGAGGTTGGAGTCACCCATTACGTGCGCAGCTCCTGCAGCAACCCCTGTAAATCGCTCTTCAGTTTGATCAGCAGTTTGCTCCGTTCGCCTTCATGAGGCGGATGGCTGCGCGCGGCCGGTGCAACAGGCGTGCGTCTCGCCGCACTCCCACCGCCACTCTCGCCGAGAATTGGGACCACGGGCCGAGTCGGAGTCCCGGGAATCACTCCTTCCGGCGGCGACGCCGTCAGGGCCGCTGCGGGAACCGCCACATCGCCCGCGATCGACACCATTGGCGCCGCCGCTGCCGATGCTGCGACTGCGGCGACTGGCAGCGTTGGGGCCGGTGCGGTGTACAACTCCGCCTGTTCGCTGTTAGCGCCGTCGCGCGCGCCGCGGAGCAATTCGCGCAGCCGCTGCTTTGCGCCGTCGATCGTATAGCGCTCGTCGTACAACAGCTCACGAATCATCAATAGGAGTTCCACATCGCGCCGCTTATAGAGCCGCTGTCCCGATTTGGATTTGGTGGGACGGATATCGGAGAACTCCGTCTCCCAATACCGCAACACATACGGCTTCACGCCGACGATGTCGCTCACTTCGCCGATGCGAAAATAGAGTTTATTGGGGACGGTGCGGCGGCGGGCTGCGGTCATAAGAGACTCCTTCCGCTATCAGCCATCACTGATTGGCCGGTGCCTCGGCACGATTGAGGGCCTGCTTTAAGACTTGGCTCGGCCGGAACGTCAAGACCCGCCGTGCCGAAATTTCGATCGCATCACCGGTCTGTGGATTACGTCCCACGCGCGAACGTTTTTGCCGCACTAAAAAATTGCCGAATCCACTGATCTTGATTTTTTCGCCCCGCTCGAGCGTTTCTTTCATCATGTCGAAGACGAGTTCGACGATTTCCGCCGACTCTTTCTTCGAAAACCCGACCTTTTCGTAAATCTGTTCGATGATTTCGGCCTTCGTCATAAGCCCCCTCCGTCGTCCTCGAGTTATGTCCCCCGCACTTCGATACCGAGCCGAGCTGCCAACCCACTCACGATCCGCTCATGCACAGCGACCACTTCAGCGTCCGTCAGCGTACGCTGAGGATGCCGATAGAATACGGCAAACGTCAAGCTCTTCTTTCCAGGTGGGAGACGATCTCCCTGATAGACATCAAAAATTTTGGTCTGCATTAAGAGCGGCTCGCGCAACTCACTGATGGTATCGAGCACGCGCTGCGCGGGGAGGTCGCGATCGACGAGCAGCGAGAGGTCCCGCCGCACGCCGGGGAAACGATTGATCGGTTGATAGTGGGGGCTGTGGGCGGATGCCCAAGCGGCCAAGCGATCGGCGTCGAGTTCGAACAGAACCACGGGCGTTTTCAGTGCGTACTGTTGCAATAACATGGGATGTAATTCTCCACACCACCCACACAACTCACCGTCCGACTCCACCGCAAACGCCCGCCCGGGATGTAAAAACGCCGGAACGCCCTTGTTCCCACACTGCACGAGCCGGCCCCCACTCCACTGGCATATCGCCTCGACGACACCCTTGGCGTCGAAGCAATCTACCATATCCCGCGACTGGCTCCAACCCCAAGTATGCCGTTCCCCGGCCAAAATTCCGCCTAGATGAAGCCGCTCGCGGGCGGCAGCCCCTTCCTGCCAATAGACATGACGGAGTTCAAAGAGGCGCACGTGGCGCGCGCCATGGCGCACATTGCGCTCGACGGCCTCGACCAGACCACCGGCCAATGTAGTGCGCAACAGCGCTGGTTCCTCGCCTAACGGATTCCCAATGGCGATCGGCTCCCGTCCCGGCACCACGAAGCGCGCGACGGTCGCGGCGGGGACGAACGCATAGTGCACCGCTTCGCTGAATCCCTGGGCCCGCAACCGTTCCCGGCACTGGGCCGCCCACGCAGCATGGATCGGATGGTGCGGCACCGCCACCGCCGCGCGCGGCAATGCGGCCGGAATGTGGTCGTATCCATACAGCCGCGCCACTTCTTCGACGAGATCGATCGGCCGCGTCAGGTCGGGGCGCGCCGTCGGAACGGTCACATGCCAGCCGTCGGGGACCGACGCCACTTCACATCCGA
Protein-coding sequences here:
- a CDS encoding phenylalanine--tRNA ligase subunit beta; this encodes MRVPLGWLSEFVDTKGLSPEAVGERLTMVGFELEALHVDGDETVLEFAVTPNRPDALSVRGMAREVHAGFARACTMPDEPEPTTTGADTHLQVQLTDPVRCPRYTAVVMNGVRVGPSPAAVQARLQAAGVRPINNVVDATNYVMLEYGQPLHAFDARFVEGHAITIRTAGAATTFKTLDGVERALLPDDLLICDAARPIALAGVMGGANSEIQSDTTRVVLESAYFAPTGIRRTSRRLGLSTESSKRFERGVDPNGVLRALQRVATLIAAWAGGRVVGEWIDCYPQPISAMTLLLPARELERVLGVSIAAGQVTTLLTAIGCEVASVPDGWHVTVPTARPDLTRPIDLVEEVARLYGYDHIPAALPRAAVAVPHHPIHAAWAAQCRERLRAQGFSEAVHYAFVPAATVARFVVPGREPIAIGNPLGEEPALLRTTLAGGLVEAVERNVRHGARHVRLFELRHVYWQEGAAARERLHLGGILAGERHTWGWSQSRDMVDCFDAKGVVEAICQWSGGRLVQCGNKGVPAFLHPGRAFAVESDGELCGWCGELHPMLLQQYALKTPVVLFELDADRLAAWASAHSPHYQPINRFPGVRRDLSLLVDRDLPAQRVLDTISELREPLLMQTKIFDVYQGDRLPPGKKSLTFAVFYRHPQRTLTDAEVVAVHERIVSGLAARLGIEVRGT
- a CDS encoding M48 family metalloprotease, whose amino-acid sequence is MESKSRGTLVLLTVAFALLASVAHAAGAHALPPISEDVEVGKEALQRSLKLMASERAADPEMVARVQGILHRVAAVSDLPALPYEIHVVPSSIANAGCYPGGKIIMFEGIWDKKKGFVRKDKEDELASIVAHEVAHAAKRHWARREKGGERPRHAEYEIEADYRGMIYMARAGYNPKTMIRVFSRQAIREARGHQHSHRPISRYTREWQQTFASHPTGHQRAQALRQNLREAMEIYRATK
- a CDS encoding integration host factor subunit alpha; translation: MTKAEIIEQIYEKVGFSKKESAEIVELVFDMMKETLERGEKIKISGFGNFLVRQKRSRVGRNPQTGDAIEISARRVLTFRPSQVLKQALNRAEAPANQ
- a CDS encoding MerR family transcriptional regulator, which translates into the protein MTAARRRTVPNKLYFRIGEVSDIVGVKPYVLRYWETEFSDIRPTKSKSGQRLYKRRDVELLLMIRELLYDERYTIDGAKQRLRELLRGARDGANSEQAELYTAPAPTLPVAAVAASAAAAPMVSIAGDVAVPAAALTASPPEGVIPGTPTRPVVPILGESGGGSAARRTPVAPAARSHPPHEGERSKLLIKLKSDLQGLLQELRT